The following coding sequences are from one Lentimicrobiaceae bacterium window:
- a CDS encoding ATP-dependent DNA helicase RecG, with translation DVPNASIMLIENAERFGLSQLHQLRGRVGRGAEQSFCILMSDYKLTSDARKRMEIMVQTTDGFEIAEADLKLRGPGDIEGTRQSGILDLKLADIVKDEKIVKYAHNLASEILNNDPYLQLGKNSKLHNQLVHLKREKKNWGLIS, from the coding sequence GATGTCCCCAATGCCAGCATCATGCTTATCGAAAATGCCGAACGATTCGGACTTTCGCAACTGCATCAGCTAAGGGGCAGGGTAGGCAGGGGAGCCGAACAGTCCTTTTGTATACTAATGTCAGATTACAAACTCACTTCCGACGCCCGAAAACGCATGGAAATTATGGTACAAACTACTGATGGCTTCGAAATAGCCGAAGCCGACCTCAAACTTCGCGGTCCGGGAGATATAGAAGGAACCCGGCAAAGCGGTATTCTCGATTTGAAATTGGCAGATATTGTAAAAGATGAAAAAATCGTAAAGTATGCACACAATCTTGCCTCTGAAATTTTAAATAACGACCCTTATCTTCAACTGGGGAAAAACAGCAAACTACATAATCAGCTCGTGCATTTAAAAAGAGAGAAAAAAAACTGGGGACTCATTAGCTAA